Genomic DNA from Paenibacillus borealis:
AAAAGTGGTATCCATTATTTCTGCCGGATGGCCATCGGCTGCGCCCAGGTTCACCAGACGTCCTTCAGCCAGCAGATACAGCTTGCGTCCATCCTTCAGCAGATACTCTTCGATATTCTTCCGCACCGTCCGCTGAGAGGTGGAGCGTTCGGCCAGCTCCGGCTTGTTCACTTCCACATCGAAGTGTCCGGCATTGCAGAGGATTGCTCCATCCTTCATGACATCATAATGCTCGCCGCGGATAACATACCGGTTACCGGTCACCGTAACGAAGAAGTCGCCGCGCTTCGCAGCTTCCAGCATAGGCATAACATGGAATCCGTCCATGTGGGCTTCTACCGCCTTAATCGCATCCACTTCAGTAACAATTACATTCGCTCCAAGACCCTTGGCCCGCATCGCCACCCCTTTACCGCACCAGCCGTAGCCGACCACGACCACCGTCTTGCCGGCCACAATCAGGTTGGTTGTGCGAACAATGCCGTCCCATGCCGATTGCCCTGTACCATAGCGGTTATCAAACAAATATTTACAATAGGCGTCATTTACAGCCACCATCGGGAATTTCAGCATGCCTTGCTTCTGCAGTGCCTTCAGCCGGATAATTCCTGTAGTTGTTTCTTCAGCGCCGCCGCGGATATTCTCCATCAGATCAGGACGCTCGGAATGCAGCAGGGTGGCGAAATCTCCGCCGTCATCGATAATCAGGTCCGGTTTGCTCTCCAGCGCCTTAATGTTCAGCGCCTTGAATTCCTCAGGAGACGGATTATATTTGGCAAATACAGTGATGCCGTCCTCAACAAGTGCAGCGCACACATCATCCTGAGTAGACAAAGGATTCGAGCCGGTAATCGTAACTTCGGCACCGCCTGCCTGCACCACCTTGGCGAGATAAGCTGTCTTGGCTTCCAGGTGAAGCGTGATCGATACCTTAAGGCCCTTGAACGGCTGCTCTGCTTCGAACTGCTCACGGATACGGTTCAGTACCGGCATATGCTGGCGAACCCAGTCGATTTTGAGATGCCCCTCGGGCGCGAGTGACATGTCGGTAACGATACTATTTTCCTTGGATAATGAACTCATGTTATAACCTCCTAAAATATATTCCTACATATAAATAATGCGGTGTGTTCCGCTGTAATCGGCGGGCACTGCCATTAATTCCTCCAGCCAGCCAAGGCCGTAGCGGTTCAAATAATACATCATATTATATACTCTCTCCTGCAGCTTACCCAGCGGCATAACCGACAGCTCTATCCGTTCCCACTGGCGCAGCGCAGCCTCGTTCTGCTTCTCCATCGCATCCAGAGCCTTGCCCTGCAGGAAGGAGATCTGGTCAATAATCTTGTCCTTATTGTTGTTGCCCAGCTTCAGCAGACCTGCCTGAATTGCGCCAAGCTGCTCAATCAGCGGCTCGTACATTGCGGTGAATGCGGCTTTGGTCTGTTCAAACCGTTCTTCAATCTTCAATTCATCCTGCGCCGTTAACCACTCTTTGCGTTTATCATCCAGACCAAGACGCACATCCGTGAAGGACAGCCCGTATTTATCCATATGCTTGTGAAGCGTTCCCTCTATTACTGTAAAAGACATGCGCGGAATAATCAGCGGCATCTGCCCGCCCATTACCCCAAAGGCCTGCTGCGGAATTGCCCAATAGGCGATTTCTCCTTGTCCAAGCACCGTAGCCAGCACAGGCAGCACATAGTCCTGCATCAAAGGCCGTGTCAGCACGTTGTTGCTGAACCGCTCAGGGTGGCTCTCCAGCAGCTCCAGCAGCTCTGTGCGGGAGAATGATACCACCAATTTCCGGTCTGCGAATCTGTCCCCCTCCTTATGGAGCAGAAGCCGTGCGCCTTCATGGATATAAAAGAGGTTGGCATTCCCGGGTGTCACATCCGCCTGCAGCACGTATCCGCCTGCAGCAATACGATCAGCCGCTGCGGTGTAGGCGGCCTCGAGCTCGTCATTACGCTCGATTATTGCTGCAAACATCGGCGCCTCCAGCCTGCGTAGCGCAGGATCGGCAGAATCCAGCAGAATAAGTCCGTATTGCCCGAACAAAGAACCCATCAGCTTGGCAAAAGCTGTAGTCATATTGTCCGAACCCAGCGAAGCTGCCGTGACAAATTCCATCACCTGCGGCTTGAACTCGCTATCCTGAAGCAATCCGTCCAGCTGGAGGGTTGCCTGAAGCCAGCTCTCTGCTTCCACCTTGATCTCACTGACCGAAGAACGCGGACCCTCGCCTATATCCAGCTTAATCCGCGAAATTTCGCCCGTCCGGTTCAGCACATAAGTATGATTGACCTCATCCCAGTCATGATCCTCACCGGCGATCCAGAACAGGGGAACGACCGGGCGCCCAAGCTGGGCTGCCGCTTCGCGGGCGGCCTGAATCGTAGTAATGGCTTTATATATTACAAAGAGAGGGCCTGTGAACAAACCGCTCTGCTGACCGCCTGTTACAACCAGCGTTTCCGGCTGTTCCAGCAAATCAATGGAACGCATTACCTCTTCATGGGCATTATGCGCTCCGTTATAGCTACGTAAGTATGAAACAACCCCGGTGCGGTTTGCACGGAGGCTTGCGGTTCCATCAAGCCATTCTGCGCGCTTAACCCGGTTCTCCCGGTTGCGGAAATCCCCGCCATACAGATGTTCTACATTCTCAAATTGATGTATATAGTCACTGGCGAGCGCAGATCCGCCCGGCAGTGGTTCCGGTACAACATTCATATGCAATTGCCTCCTGTTCTACTATAACCTGCTGTATGTAATCATAAATCGGTAAACCCTTTATGATTGTATCCAAAGTTAGGTGCGGCGTCAAAGAAAGAAGCGCCGCCATGCAGCTACACTTGCTTGAATTGAAAGAATAGGCGAGAGCTGAACGCTCCCGCCTAAGGTAATGCAACAGTTAAATTTTAAGCGAATTGTTTGGCGACGAAATGTCCCTTGGACACTTCTACCAATTCAAAATCGCTGTCATTTGTTTTTTCGCCGGCAGCATAAATCGGGCTGCCCAGCTCATCATGCAGATGAATGCGTTTTTTGTTTGCTTCAACCTCCGGATCCGGAACCGGAATCGCCGAGAGCAGCGATTTGGTGTACGGATGGATCGGATTAGCGTACAATTCTTCGCTTTCCGCGAGTTCAACCATTTTGCCCAGGTACATAACAGCTACACGGTCACTGATATGCTTAACCATGGACAGGTCATGCGCAATGAAGAGATAAGTAAGTCCGAGACGGTCCTGAAGTTCTTTGAGCAGGTTGACTACCTGTGCCTGAATGGACACGTCCAGTGCGGAGATCGGCTCATCGCAGACGATGAACTTAGGGTTAACCGCAAGGGAACGGGCAATCCCGATACGCTGGCGTTGACCGCCTGAGAATTCATGCGGATAGCGGGTTGCATGATCATGGTTAAGTCCAACCATATCCAGCAGCTCTTCAATCCGTTTCTTGCGTTCAAGGCGGCTTCCCGCAAGATTGTGAATGTCCAGTGCTTCACCAATGATATCCGAAACCGTGAACCGCGGGTTAAGCGAGGCATACGGATCCTGGAAGATCATTTGCATATCACGGCGCATAGCCTTCATTTTGCTGCCGGACAATTTGTAGATATCTACACCATTGTATTTCACGCTTCCTGCAGTCGGTTCGTACAAGCGGAGAACCGTACGGCCTGCAGTAGTCTTACCGCAACCGGACTCCCCTACCATACCCAGGGTTTCGCCTTCGCGAATCGAGAAATTAATATTATCAACAGCCTTAAGAACTCTTCCCTTGCCTACATTGAAATACTTCTTAAGACCTTCTACTTCAATCAGATTCTTACTCAAACGAACTGCACCTCCTTGGCCATCGAATGCAGATTCCAGCAGCGCGCCATATGCGTTTCGCTGAACTCTGTGGCGCCGGGATCGATCTGTTCGCAGACATGCATCGCTTCGCTGCAACGCGCTGTGAACGGGCAACCGACCGGCGGCTTAATTAGATCCGGGGGAGT
This window encodes:
- a CDS encoding ABC transporter ATP-binding protein, encoding MSKNLIEVEGLKKYFNVGKGRVLKAVDNINFSIREGETLGMVGESGCGKTTAGRTVLRLYEPTAGSVKYNGVDIYKLSGSKMKAMRRDMQMIFQDPYASLNPRFTVSDIIGEALDIHNLAGSRLERKKRIEELLDMVGLNHDHATRYPHEFSGGQRQRIGIARSLAVNPKFIVCDEPISALDVSIQAQVVNLLKELQDRLGLTYLFIAHDLSMVKHISDRVAVMYLGKMVELAESEELYANPIHPYTKSLLSAIPVPDPEVEANKKRIHLHDELGSPIYAAGEKTNDSDFELVEVSKGHFVAKQFA
- the bshC gene encoding bacillithiol biosynthesis cysteine-adding enzyme BshC, whose amino-acid sequence is MNVVPEPLPGGSALASDYIHQFENVEHLYGGDFRNRENRVKRAEWLDGTASLRANRTGVVSYLRSYNGAHNAHEEVMRSIDLLEQPETLVVTGGQQSGLFTGPLFVIYKAITTIQAAREAAAQLGRPVVPLFWIAGEDHDWDEVNHTYVLNRTGEISRIKLDIGEGPRSSVSEIKVEAESWLQATLQLDGLLQDSEFKPQVMEFVTAASLGSDNMTTAFAKLMGSLFGQYGLILLDSADPALRRLEAPMFAAIIERNDELEAAYTAAADRIAAGGYVLQADVTPGNANLFYIHEGARLLLHKEGDRFADRKLVVSFSRTELLELLESHPERFSNNVLTRPLMQDYVLPVLATVLGQGEIAYWAIPQQAFGVMGGQMPLIIPRMSFTVIEGTLHKHMDKYGLSFTDVRLGLDDKRKEWLTAQDELKIEERFEQTKAAFTAMYEPLIEQLGAIQAGLLKLGNNNKDKIIDQISFLQGKALDAMEKQNEAALRQWERIELSVMPLGKLQERVYNMMYYLNRYGLGWLEELMAVPADYSGTHRIIYM
- a CDS encoding adenosylhomocysteinase, with the protein product MSSLSKENSIVTDMSLAPEGHLKIDWVRQHMPVLNRIREQFEAEQPFKGLKVSITLHLEAKTAYLAKVVQAGGAEVTITGSNPLSTQDDVCAALVEDGITVFAKYNPSPEEFKALNIKALESKPDLIIDDGGDFATLLHSERPDLMENIRGGAEETTTGIIRLKALQKQGMLKFPMVAVNDAYCKYLFDNRYGTGQSAWDGIVRTTNLIVAGKTVVVVGYGWCGKGVAMRAKGLGANVIVTEVDAIKAVEAHMDGFHVMPMLEAAKRGDFFVTVTGNRYVIRGEHYDVMKDGAILCNAGHFDVEVNKPELAERSTSQRTVRKNIEEYLLKDGRKLYLLAEGRLVNLGAADGHPAEIMDTTFALQALSLKYVNDNYKSIGVKVENVPYELDEQVARYKLESLGIAIDCLTQAQVDYLDSWNLND